One region of Victivallis lenta genomic DNA includes:
- the hrpA gene encoding ATP-dependent RNA helicase HrpA: MKNPVPRPELVSSCEKLRIAFPEELPITRHIDEIKEAWRNNQVIIVAGDTGSGKTTQLPKIALALGYGRTGRIGCTQPRRLAASAMARRAAQELGCDLGNEVGYQVRFDDRTKSSTVLKFMTDGILLAETRNDRSLRRYEALIIDEAHERSLNIDFILGYLKNLLPHRPDLKVAISSATLDMESFAEFFHAPVLSIEGRTYPVEDVYMPPEADEDLSSAIGRAAEFVTELDPRGDILVFLPGEREIRDATDLLTGRGYRNTEVLPLYGRLSAADQQKVFSPGRERRIILATNVAETSVTIPRIRFVIDSGLARIKRFNPRSQIEELQIETISQASARQRRGRCGRIADGVCVHLYSEDDLARASAYTDPEIKRTGLAGVILQMASLRLPRIDRFPFINPPPPAAVREGLRTLEDLRALDPAGHLTREGWKLAALPIDPHLGRMLSFAETRRVLPELLVITAYLSIQDPQERPLEKQQAADEAHRRFRDPKSDFLSILNLWNAAAAECTSNRLLRQFCKKNFYHFNRMLEWRNLVEDLAGNAAELKWSNAAVPKVIENTPYDQLHQSILAGIPRHIAHYVPEEQYFLGTGGKKFLIFPGSGLAKKKPVPAWLLSFALVETSRLFARQNAEIKPEYLEIAAPHLCSKIYDLPKWDPESGFVYARERLTFGGLLIHNGRRVHYAKSHPVEAREIFIREALATGELNLPGTWVEKHVEVLRSLAKLEEKLRRPGTVLDPGAVAEHYLLLLPADINSTRSLKEAVKRDPQDYSIPRADAMQEQFVKWNAGDYPDSLTFSGQKFRLDYKFDPGEPDDGMTLIVPSDRMNLLPGWALDYLVPGWLGDKVELLIRSLPKAVRQKASPVAETVERFREALETGRIFREQPLTDALAEFLCETTGENVAPGDFDDSRLPGHLKMKLAEVDAGGRTVRLHSEIPESFRQGSRLSRAVAGAKQFTVSGGTTWPGIERMPPEVALPNASGKTAFPALCDEGDKVGQALYLKESEARLHHARGLLRLFKFEQAGQLKFLKRTIRVSREVELSWFLNYRDYADDLLDRAVLAAFNDEPWNIRDELAFGIAAEHARQYAGEELDKLQKQLEALYPAYRQVKELMNKVKPRAGISCADLKRQLGFLFRSHFLRSPAVFDSYSRYLRGAKLRAERISSGPARDEAKLETIEAYLDRFYIAAESVSEITEKPELEAFWLLTEECRLAVFAPEVTPAVRGPLKKLEPAWQELRF; this comes from the coding sequence ATGAAGAACCCCGTACCGCGCCCCGAACTCGTCTCGAGCTGCGAAAAGCTCCGGATCGCGTTCCCGGAAGAGCTGCCGATCACCCGCCACATCGATGAGATCAAAGAGGCGTGGCGGAACAATCAGGTCATCATCGTCGCCGGCGATACCGGCAGCGGCAAAACCACCCAGCTGCCGAAGATCGCGCTCGCGCTCGGGTACGGCCGGACCGGGCGCATCGGCTGCACCCAGCCGCGCCGGCTCGCGGCATCTGCCATGGCGAGGCGCGCGGCACAGGAGCTCGGCTGCGACCTGGGGAACGAAGTCGGCTATCAGGTCCGTTTCGACGACCGCACGAAAAGTTCGACCGTGCTGAAGTTCATGACCGACGGCATCCTGCTGGCCGAGACCCGCAACGACCGGAGCCTGCGCCGGTACGAGGCGCTGATCATCGACGAGGCGCACGAACGGTCGCTGAACATCGACTTCATCCTCGGCTACCTGAAAAACCTGCTGCCGCACCGGCCTGACCTGAAGGTGGCCATCTCGTCGGCGACGCTCGACATGGAGAGCTTCGCGGAATTCTTCCACGCCCCGGTGCTGTCGATCGAAGGGCGCACCTACCCGGTCGAGGACGTCTATATGCCGCCCGAAGCCGACGAGGACCTTTCGAGCGCGATCGGCCGCGCGGCGGAGTTCGTGACCGAGCTCGATCCGCGCGGCGACATCCTCGTATTCCTGCCGGGCGAACGCGAAATCCGCGACGCGACCGATCTGCTGACCGGCCGCGGCTACCGCAACACCGAAGTGCTGCCGCTCTACGGACGGCTTTCGGCCGCCGACCAGCAGAAGGTGTTCAGCCCCGGACGCGAGCGGCGCATCATTCTCGCCACGAACGTGGCCGAGACCAGCGTGACGATTCCGCGCATCCGCTTTGTGATCGATTCGGGGCTGGCGCGGATCAAGCGGTTCAATCCGCGCAGCCAGATCGAAGAGCTTCAGATCGAAACGATCAGCCAGGCCAGCGCGCGCCAGCGGCGCGGCCGCTGCGGACGAATCGCCGACGGCGTCTGTGTCCACCTTTACAGCGAGGACGACCTCGCGCGGGCGAGCGCCTACACCGACCCGGAGATCAAGCGGACCGGACTTGCCGGAGTGATTCTGCAGATGGCGTCTCTGCGGCTGCCGCGCATCGACCGTTTTCCGTTCATCAACCCGCCTCCCCCGGCCGCCGTGCGCGAGGGGCTGCGGACGCTCGAGGACCTGCGCGCCCTCGACCCGGCCGGACACCTGACGCGGGAGGGGTGGAAACTCGCCGCGCTGCCGATCGACCCGCACCTCGGCCGGATGCTGTCGTTCGCGGAAACGCGGCGCGTGCTGCCCGAGCTCCTGGTCATCACGGCTTATCTGTCGATTCAGGACCCGCAGGAGCGGCCGCTCGAAAAGCAGCAGGCGGCCGACGAAGCGCACCGGAGATTCCGCGACCCGAAGTCGGATTTCCTGTCGATCCTGAATCTCTGGAACGCGGCCGCCGCCGAATGCACCAGCAACCGCCTGCTCCGGCAGTTCTGCAAAAAGAACTTCTATCATTTCAACCGGATGCTTGAATGGCGTAACCTCGTCGAAGACCTCGCCGGCAATGCGGCGGAACTCAAGTGGAGCAATGCCGCAGTTCCGAAGGTCATCGAAAACACGCCCTATGATCAGCTTCATCAGTCGATTCTGGCCGGAATTCCGCGCCATATCGCGCACTATGTGCCGGAGGAGCAGTACTTTCTCGGCACCGGCGGGAAGAAATTCCTGATCTTCCCGGGGTCCGGGCTGGCGAAGAAGAAGCCGGTTCCGGCCTGGCTGCTGTCGTTCGCGCTGGTCGAAACCAGCCGCCTCTTCGCGCGGCAGAACGCCGAGATCAAGCCGGAATACCTCGAAATCGCCGCGCCGCATCTCTGCTCGAAAATCTACGACCTGCCGAAGTGGGACCCGGAATCGGGTTTCGTCTACGCCCGCGAACGGCTGACGTTCGGCGGGCTGCTGATCCACAACGGGCGGCGCGTTCACTATGCGAAGAGCCATCCGGTCGAGGCGCGCGAAATCTTCATCCGCGAAGCGCTGGCGACCGGCGAACTGAACCTCCCCGGAACCTGGGTTGAAAAACATGTCGAGGTGCTCCGCTCTCTTGCGAAGCTGGAGGAGAAGCTGCGCCGTCCCGGGACGGTGCTCGATCCCGGCGCGGTGGCGGAGCACTATCTGCTGCTGCTCCCGGCCGACATCAATTCGACGCGGAGCCTGAAAGAGGCGGTAAAACGCGATCCGCAGGATTATTCGATTCCGCGCGCCGATGCGATGCAGGAGCAGTTCGTGAAGTGGAACGCCGGCGACTACCCGGACAGCCTGACTTTCTCCGGGCAGAAGTTCAGGCTCGACTACAAGTTCGACCCCGGCGAGCCGGATGACGGCATGACATTGATCGTCCCCTCCGACCGCATGAACCTGCTGCCGGGCTGGGCGCTCGACTACCTCGTTCCGGGCTGGCTCGGCGACAAGGTCGAACTGCTGATCCGTTCGCTGCCGAAGGCCGTCCGCCAGAAGGCGAGCCCGGTCGCGGAGACGGTCGAACGCTTCCGCGAAGCGCTCGAGACGGGAAGGATCTTCCGCGAACAGCCGCTCACCGACGCGCTGGCCGAATTCCTGTGCGAAACGACCGGCGAAAACGTCGCCCCCGGCGACTTCGACGACTCCCGGCTGCCCGGTCACCTGAAGATGAAGCTCGCCGAAGTCGACGCCGGCGGCAGGACGGTCAGGCTGCACAGCGAGATTCCGGAGAGCTTCCGGCAGGGTTCGCGGCTGAGCCGTGCCGTCGCCGGAGCAAAGCAGTTCACGGTCTCCGGCGGAACGACCTGGCCCGGCATCGAACGCATGCCGCCCGAAGTCGCCCTTCCGAACGCAAGCGGAAAAACCGCGTTCCCGGCGCTCTGCGACGAAGGGGACAAAGTCGGTCAGGCACTCTATCTGAAGGAATCCGAAGCGCGGCTCCACCATGCCCGCGGGCTGCTGCGGCTCTTCAAATTCGAACAGGCCGGCCAGCTGAAATTCCTGAAGCGGACCATCCGGGTTTCACGCGAGGTCGAGCTGTCGTGGTTTCTGAATTACCGTGACTATGCCGACGACCTGCTCGACCGGGCGGTGCTCGCCGCCTTCAACGACGAACCGTGGAACATCCGCGACGAGCTCGCCTTCGGCATCGCGGCCGAGCACGCCCGGCAATATGCGGGCGAGGAACTCGACAAGCTGCAGAAGCAGCTCGAAGCGCTCTACCCGGCCTACCGGCAAGTCAAAGAGCTGATGAACAAGGTCAAGCCGCGCGCCGGAATCAGCTGCGCCGACTTGAAACGGCAGCTTGGATTCCTGTTCCGCAGCCATTTTCTCCGGAGTCCGGCCGTGTTCGATTCCTACAGCCGCTACCTGCGCGGCGCAAAGCTGCGGGCGGAACGGATCTCCTCCGGTCCGGCCCGGGACGAGGCGAAACTCGAAACGATCGAAGCATACCTCGACCGCTTCTACATCGCGGCGGAGAGCGTGAGCGAAATCACGGAAAAGCCCGAACTTGAAGCATTCTGGCTGCTGACCGAGGAGTGCCGTCTCGCGGTTTTCGCGCCGGAAGTGACTCCGGCCGTGCGCGGCCCGCTGAAAAAACTCGAACCGGCGTGGCAGGAGCTGCG
- a CDS encoding MFS transporter: MHAHKMVFGRYDFANFFCFGSYAACSVAVPVVLVSLAQDLNFPLAEGGKGAGGALQLGRSIPMVVAMLFCGFAAGRFGKLRSLGAAMLFMSIGILCAAWSPGYLPLFAAIAVAGLGEGVVEGLATPVIQDLHQDEPGRYINFTHSFWSVGVVGTVLAAGALLSAGVSWRWILTGCSLFALVPAFMYLLPSKKYGAERHQKLSFGTVFGHAVDVMGLKRFWLFFAAMFLAGGGEFCLTFWVASFIQLDYGADAWMGGLGTAFFAGGMIVGRMGSGMLVRQSRLLQLILLCSVIGTVLGLFPPFLSSVWILFVLLFFLGIVTGPFWPSIQSYCVDRLKDSDSTMIYILLSCAGVPGCGFFACMMGVVGDSWGLRDSFYLVPFCYGGLGLLLLLDAWLHRSKRLPSA; the protein is encoded by the coding sequence ATGCACGCACATAAAATGGTTTTCGGCCGTTATGATTTCGCGAACTTTTTCTGCTTCGGCTCCTATGCGGCCTGTTCCGTCGCGGTTCCGGTCGTGCTCGTCTCTCTCGCGCAGGATCTGAATTTTCCGCTGGCCGAAGGCGGAAAAGGAGCGGGCGGCGCGCTGCAGCTCGGCCGCAGCATTCCGATGGTCGTCGCGATGCTGTTCTGCGGGTTCGCGGCAGGCCGCTTCGGCAAGCTTCGCTCGCTCGGGGCGGCCATGCTCTTCATGAGCATCGGCATTCTCTGCGCGGCCTGGTCGCCCGGCTATCTGCCGCTCTTCGCCGCCATCGCCGTCGCCGGGCTCGGCGAAGGCGTGGTCGAAGGGCTCGCCACGCCGGTCATCCAGGACCTGCACCAGGACGAGCCCGGGCGCTACATCAACTTCACCCACTCCTTCTGGTCGGTCGGCGTGGTAGGAACCGTGCTCGCCGCCGGGGCGCTGCTGTCGGCCGGCGTCAGCTGGCGCTGGATTCTCACCGGCTGCTCGCTGTTTGCGCTGGTTCCGGCATTCATGTACCTGCTGCCGTCGAAAAAGTACGGTGCGGAGCGGCATCAGAAGCTTTCGTTCGGAACCGTCTTCGGCCATGCGGTCGATGTAATGGGGCTCAAGCGCTTCTGGCTCTTCTTCGCGGCGATGTTCCTGGCGGGCGGCGGCGAATTCTGCCTGACCTTCTGGGTGGCGAGCTTCATTCAGCTCGACTACGGCGCCGATGCGTGGATGGGCGGGCTCGGCACGGCGTTCTTCGCGGGCGGCATGATCGTCGGGCGCATGGGTTCCGGCATGCTCGTGCGGCAGAGCCGGCTGCTTCAACTGATCCTGCTCTGCTCGGTGATCGGCACCGTGCTCGGGCTCTTTCCGCCGTTCCTGTCGAGCGTCTGGATTCTCTTCGTGCTGCTCTTCTTCCTCGGGATCGTGACCGGGCCGTTCTGGCCGAGCATCCAGAGCTACTGCGTCGACCGGCTGAAGGACTCGGATTCGACGATGATCTACATTCTGCTCTCCTGCGCCGGCGTGCCGGGATGCGGATTCTTTGCATGCATGATGGGCGTTGTCGGGGACAGCTGGGGGCTGCGCGACTCGTTCTATCTCGTTCCGTTCTGCTACGGCGGGCTCGGGCTCCTGCTTCTGCTCGACGCGTGGCTGCACCGTTCGAAGAGGCTCCCGTCGGCATGA
- the hisB gene encoding imidazoleglycerol-phosphate dehydratase HisB — protein MMRKSEVARKTRETDIFIALDLDGEGRSSIDTGIPFMNHMLELFAKHGFFDLTVRAKGDIEVDYHHTMEDLGLVLGDVLAQALGDKAGIRRYGSCILPMDETLALVALDLSGRPCLVWNVDFPAPMIRDLDTRLFCEFFQALVNRAGMNLHVRKMAGEEVHHVAEAVFKAFAKALDQAVTHDPRVKGVLSTKGSL, from the coding sequence ATCATGCGAAAAAGCGAAGTCGCCCGCAAGACCCGGGAAACCGATATCTTCATCGCCCTCGACCTCGACGGCGAAGGCAGAAGCTCGATCGACACCGGCATACCGTTCATGAACCACATGCTCGAACTCTTCGCAAAACATGGCTTCTTCGATCTGACGGTCAGAGCGAAAGGCGATATCGAGGTCGATTATCATCATACGATGGAGGATCTCGGGCTCGTCCTCGGCGACGTTCTCGCGCAGGCGCTCGGGGACAAGGCCGGAATCCGCCGCTACGGCAGCTGCATCCTGCCGATGGATGAGACGCTCGCGCTCGTCGCGCTGGATCTCTCCGGCCGCCCCTGCCTGGTCTGGAACGTCGATTTCCCGGCCCCGATGATCCGCGACCTCGACACCCGGCTCTTCTGCGAATTCTTCCAGGCGCTCGTGAACAGGGCCGGCATGAACCTGCACGTCAGGAAAATGGCCGGCGAAGAGGTCCACCACGTCGCGGAGGCGGTTTTCAAGGCGTTCGCCAAGGCGCTCGATCAGGCGGTCACGCATGATCCGCGGGTCAAAGGCGTCCTCTCCACCAAAGGCTCGCTCTGA
- a CDS encoding alpha-galactosidase, translated as MSFCRSLGIVIGAAVLCCGFQLSCPAAEWKLNTVLPADILQGWGAAEVNRSVAGNPLRVGGTAFAEGIGTHANGEIRLLLDGTAKRIIGAVGVDDGCGGGGSVRFLLLNGDSGKTLWDSGVRRFGDPARWFEVRLDGVRKLLLQCHDGGDGINFDHADWLDVKIEYAGEAPAVQGSPMSVITANARWDFFGMKGERLLQSGLQPKSGAPQPKVDAVRPYPLAFRNFTLPPTLRVVQSDGSHNLDLRLAGFSVQKKDGGGVVRNIYQLTDPIYPVEAQLTVTGYVGCDVFTSQLSVKNCGEKPVELLVRDAAFAALPAGTPFATTFSGGWEEELKHCREFELPPGTFSNENSGIAHTAVPKFPGVYLSVGGPAQEESGTVFAAMVGWSGSWHYRLHRTEDDRNFFFGGAYPDPVRLAAGAVYDSPEIVMTVTDGGKGQAARNLHRWAHRYGIANGKRERPVVLNSWEGVYFTFDESKLISMMDGAAALGAEMFVLDDGWFGNKYPRNDDRAGLGDWQCNEKKLPGGIEKLIAEAGKRGLAFGIWVEPEMVNPVSELFERHPDWVMAAPNRELILQRNQYVLDLSRPEVEEFVYNTVAGLLKKHSGIRYVKWDHNAFGRNAGSAALAGDQGALSDRYNAAYYRILARLRREFPAVMFQLCASGGGRVDYGAMRYHEEFWPSDKTNGIARIPIQWGYSHFFPANAMASHIGRHGEGDFKLRVDIAMTGRLGVELSPDAVSAADREVIKRGIAAYKELRPILHCSELYRGRSPHESRTTELTFVLPDKRNAVFFGFRREGKAAKELLKLSGLDPALRYRVEERNPDDTPRLQPAVRTGAELMERGLEIDFPPRPSSVVAKLTAEE; from the coding sequence ATGTCGTTTTGCCGGAGTTTGGGGATTGTGATCGGTGCGGCGGTGCTCTGCTGCGGTTTTCAGCTCAGCTGCCCCGCGGCCGAGTGGAAGCTCAATACTGTTTTACCCGCTGATATTCTGCAGGGGTGGGGGGCGGCCGAGGTGAATCGCTCGGTAGCGGGTAATCCGCTGCGGGTTGGCGGTACGGCGTTCGCGGAGGGGATCGGTACTCACGCGAACGGGGAGATCCGGCTGTTACTCGACGGCACCGCAAAGCGGATCATCGGCGCGGTCGGAGTGGACGACGGTTGCGGCGGCGGCGGTTCCGTCCGCTTTCTGCTGCTCAACGGGGATTCCGGCAAAACGTTGTGGGATTCCGGTGTACGGCGTTTCGGCGACCCGGCCCGGTGGTTCGAGGTTCGGCTCGATGGTGTGCGGAAGCTGCTGCTCCAGTGCCACGACGGCGGGGACGGCATCAACTTCGACCATGCCGACTGGCTTGATGTGAAAATCGAATATGCCGGCGAAGCCCCGGCGGTGCAGGGCAGCCCGATGTCGGTGATCACAGCCAATGCCCGCTGGGATTTTTTCGGCATGAAAGGGGAGCGTCTGCTTCAATCCGGCCTGCAGCCGAAGTCCGGCGCGCCGCAGCCGAAGGTGGACGCAGTGCGGCCGTATCCGCTCGCTTTCCGGAATTTTACCCTTCCGCCAACGTTGCGGGTCGTGCAGTCCGACGGCTCGCACAATCTTGATTTGCGGCTGGCCGGCTTCTCCGTGCAAAAGAAGGACGGCGGCGGCGTGGTCCGCAATATCTATCAGTTGACCGATCCGATTTATCCGGTCGAGGCGCAGTTGACCGTCACCGGTTATGTCGGCTGCGATGTGTTCACTTCGCAGCTGTCGGTGAAGAACTGTGGCGAAAAGCCGGTCGAACTGCTGGTCCGCGACGCGGCATTTGCGGCGCTTCCGGCGGGGACGCCCTTTGCGACGACCTTCTCCGGCGGCTGGGAGGAGGAACTCAAGCATTGCCGCGAATTCGAGCTGCCGCCCGGCACGTTTTCGAATGAAAACAGCGGAATCGCCCACACCGCCGTTCCGAAATTTCCCGGCGTATATCTGAGTGTCGGCGGCCCGGCTCAGGAGGAGTCAGGGACGGTGTTCGCCGCGATGGTCGGCTGGAGCGGCAGCTGGCATTACCGGTTGCACCGTACGGAGGACGACCGCAATTTCTTCTTCGGCGGCGCCTATCCGGACCCGGTTCGGCTTGCGGCCGGGGCGGTTTACGACTCCCCCGAAATCGTGATGACCGTCACGGACGGCGGTAAGGGGCAGGCCGCCCGCAATCTGCACCGCTGGGCGCACCGGTACGGCATTGCGAACGGGAAGCGGGAACGCCCGGTGGTCCTGAACAGCTGGGAGGGCGTCTACTTCACTTTCGATGAAAGCAAGCTGATCAGCATGATGGACGGCGCGGCCGCACTCGGCGCGGAGATGTTCGTGCTCGACGACGGCTGGTTCGGGAATAAGTATCCGCGCAACGATGACCGGGCCGGACTTGGCGACTGGCAGTGCAATGAAAAGAAGCTTCCCGGCGGCATCGAAAAACTGATCGCCGAGGCCGGAAAGCGCGGTCTGGCTTTCGGCATCTGGGTCGAGCCGGAAATGGTCAACCCCGTCAGTGAGCTTTTCGAGCGGCATCCCGACTGGGTGATGGCTGCTCCGAACCGGGAGCTGATTTTGCAACGCAACCAGTATGTTCTCGACTTGAGCCGCCCGGAGGTGGAGGAGTTCGTATACAACACGGTCGCCGGGCTGTTGAAAAAACATTCCGGCATCCGTTACGTGAAGTGGGATCACAATGCGTTCGGCCGCAATGCCGGATCTGCGGCATTGGCTGGTGACCAGGGCGCGCTTTCCGACCGGTACAACGCAGCTTATTACCGGATTCTCGCCCGGCTGCGCCGGGAATTTCCGGCTGTGATGTTCCAGCTTTGCGCTTCCGGCGGAGGTCGGGTGGATTACGGTGCGATGCGGTATCATGAGGAGTTCTGGCCCAGCGACAAGACCAACGGCATCGCCCGGATTCCGATACAGTGGGGATACAGTCATTTTTTTCCGGCCAACGCCATGGCGTCGCACATCGGGCGTCACGGGGAGGGAGACTTCAAGCTGCGGGTCGACATCGCGATGACCGGCAGACTCGGCGTGGAGTTGTCGCCTGACGCGGTTTCGGCCGCCGACCGCGAGGTGATCAAGCGCGGTATCGCCGCTTACAAGGAGCTGCGGCCGATCCTGCATTGTAGCGAGCTGTATCGCGGGCGCTCCCCGCATGAGTCGCGGACGACCGAACTCACCTTCGTTTTGCCGGATAAGCGCAACGCGGTGTTCTTCGGTTTCCGTCGTGAAGGGAAAGCGGCGAAGGAACTTCTGAAGCTTTCCGGGCTCGATCCGGCGTTGCGTTACCGGGTCGAGGAGAGGAATCCTGATGATACACCCCGGCTGCAGCCGGCGGTCCGCACTGGAGCGGAGCTGATGGAACGGGGGCTTGAAATCGACTTCCCGCCCCGGCCGTCGAGTGTTGTTGCAAAGCTCACGGCCGAAGAGTGA
- a CDS encoding PAS domain-containing protein: protein MKTIAGELQKVRTEAQEYAEKLKRSTRMWDLVINALPVHIFAKDPADDYRFVFSNRGMQDFTRLGDEEIRGKNDFDIYPEEIAAVMRGDDEKNMLDLEHGTENVLPLPDAEGKVHSMRVITWPFVEADGSCLLIGAAFDVTELEQARHSAEESAEWFRLTLNSIGDGVITTDRAGRVTMMNPVAERMLGVTGKEAMGLPHDQIFRIYNYDNDQPSPSPVMRTLRTGVIVELANHTDLIARDGTRYHIADSAAPIFGPDGKILGAILVFRDVTEEYAQRNRLRYAHAQLEAGTKISRSATFVFNPATGEIAGSSMLSELLPVTDGRIGAIDGWVYGEDRPAMLAKWERLARGEISSETFDYRTKDEHGFHYFRLNSSVDRSDPKQVMFTGVVQDVTDIRRVFDRLQEQRNLWEKVINSIPLCFFAKDADDDFRYVLCNRTFAAFVGRTPEEVVGRSDAELFCRPEDAEMFRSRDERIMKEPEGEGFEEAVMDFRENLHYLQTVKKPFAGADGRRLLLGASSDITDLRQLLSCEKLNSEVLSAMAANDDPDAMFENMAGILMKRMECDRIMLACCDRKGLLRLRNEWLSPGTVSIRETGLEKHYELWDRNIQAFHENRILKTSDVTQAEFCPGLNRDDKYRTISLIVVPVFVDEQLWGALFVSYSRVRREFNDVDERIMRGCASVISAALVAERQRHAIRQANHERQLVLDNIHIPIWLHDNRGELIRANTAVGDLFGIPAAELTTEKNRELLAPAFPPGTVQPIEESLKTGRAVHREMRLPGRDYIISAEPVFDSFGHLTYIVKSAIDMTEFNELLSSRTALNTCLETLIGEPELEKALEKVLQTLCAHLGASRACIFRFDEDAHTMSARWNMLRTGGIRSSEAPADSPVPRFRTGRTASGRNRRLSSMTLPGRRRRSAAGCGTGKSAWRTWVRFARPA, encoded by the coding sequence GTGAAAACGATTGCGGGAGAACTTCAAAAGGTACGCACTGAAGCGCAGGAGTATGCGGAAAAACTGAAGCGTTCGACCCGGATGTGGGACCTGGTCATCAACGCGCTGCCGGTTCACATCTTTGCCAAGGACCCGGCCGATGATTACCGGTTTGTCTTTTCGAACAGAGGAATGCAGGACTTCACCCGCCTGGGCGATGAGGAGATCCGCGGAAAAAACGATTTCGATATCTACCCGGAGGAGATTGCGGCGGTCATGCGCGGGGATGATGAAAAGAACATGCTGGATTTGGAGCATGGCACCGAAAACGTCCTTCCTCTGCCGGACGCGGAAGGAAAGGTTCATTCCATGCGCGTGATCACCTGGCCGTTCGTGGAGGCCGACGGATCCTGCCTCCTGATCGGGGCGGCGTTTGACGTCACCGAACTGGAGCAGGCCAGGCACAGCGCGGAGGAAAGCGCCGAGTGGTTCCGGCTGACCTTGAACAGCATCGGCGACGGCGTCATCACGACCGACCGGGCAGGCAGAGTCACGATGATGAATCCGGTGGCGGAACGGATGCTGGGCGTTACCGGCAAAGAGGCGATGGGGCTGCCGCACGATCAGATTTTCCGGATTTACAATTATGACAACGACCAGCCGAGCCCCTCGCCGGTGATGCGGACGCTGCGGACCGGCGTGATTGTCGAACTCGCCAATCATACCGATCTGATTGCCCGCGACGGAACCCGGTATCACATTGCCGACAGCGCCGCGCCGATCTTCGGGCCGGACGGCAAAATACTCGGCGCGATTCTGGTGTTCCGCGATGTGACCGAGGAGTACGCGCAGCGCAACCGCCTGCGTTATGCCCATGCCCAGCTGGAAGCCGGGACGAAGATTTCCAGATCCGCGACTTTCGTGTTCAATCCCGCCACCGGGGAAATTGCCGGTTCGAGCATGCTGTCGGAACTGCTTCCCGTGACCGATGGCCGCATCGGCGCGATCGACGGCTGGGTTTACGGGGAAGACCGCCCCGCGATGCTGGCGAAGTGGGAAAGGCTCGCCCGGGGGGAAATCTCTTCTGAGACCTTCGATTACCGCACAAAAGACGAGCACGGGTTTCATTACTTCCGCTTGAATTCCTCCGTCGACCGGAGCGATCCGAAGCAGGTGATGTTCACCGGCGTGGTTCAGGACGTCACCGACATCCGCCGGGTGTTCGACCGGCTTCAGGAACAGCGGAATCTGTGGGAAAAAGTGATCAACTCCATTCCGCTGTGCTTTTTCGCCAAGGATGCCGACGACGACTTCCGGTATGTGCTCTGCAACCGGACATTCGCCGCTTTTGTCGGGCGGACGCCGGAAGAGGTCGTCGGCAGGAGTGACGCCGAATTGTTCTGCCGGCCGGAAGACGCTGAAATGTTCCGCTCCCGGGACGAAAGGATCATGAAAGAGCCTGAGGGGGAAGGATTTGAGGAAGCCGTTATGGATTTCCGGGAAAATCTCCATTATCTGCAGACGGTCAAGAAACCGTTTGCCGGCGCGGACGGGCGCCGCCTCCTGCTGGGCGCGTCTTCGGATATTACCGACCTGAGACAGCTGCTCTCCTGCGAGAAACTCAACAGTGAAGTGCTGTCCGCCATGGCGGCGAACGACGACCCGGATGCGATGTTCGAAAACATGGCCGGGATTCTGATGAAACGCATGGAGTGCGACCGGATCATGCTCGCCTGCTGCGACCGGAAGGGACTGCTCCGTCTCCGGAACGAATGGCTCTCGCCCGGAACGGTCTCCATCCGGGAAACCGGGCTCGAAAAACACTATGAGCTCTGGGACCGGAATATTCAGGCCTTCCACGAAAACCGGATTCTGAAAACCTCCGACGTCACGCAGGCGGAGTTCTGTCCCGGCCTGAATCGGGACGACAAGTACCGGACCATATCGCTGATCGTGGTGCCGGTATTCGTCGATGAACAGCTGTGGGGCGCGCTGTTCGTCTCTTATTCGCGCGTCCGGCGGGAGTTCAATGACGTCGACGAGCGGATCATGCGCGGCTGCGCCAGCGTCATATCGGCGGCGCTGGTTGCGGAACGTCAGCGGCATGCGATCCGGCAGGCCAACCATGAACGGCAGCTGGTGCTTGACAATATTCATATCCCGATCTGGCTCCACGACAATCGCGGGGAGCTGATCCGCGCCAATACCGCGGTCGGCGATCTTTTCGGCATTCCCGCGGCGGAATTGACCACGGAAAAGAACCGTGAACTGCTGGCTCCGGCGTTTCCGCCCGGCACGGTGCAGCCCATCGAGGAATCCCTGAAGACCGGCCGGGCGGTTCACCGGGAAATGCGGCTGCCGGGGCGCGACTACATCATCTCCGCCGAGCCGGTGTTCGATTCGTTCGGACACCTGACCTATATCGTCAAATCCGCCATCGACATGACGGAATTCAATGAGCTGCTCTCCAGCCGGACGGCTTTGAACACCTGTCTGGAAACCCTGATCGGAGAACCCGAACTGGAAAAGGCGCTCGAGAAGGTGCTGCAGACGCTCTGCGCACACCTCGGAGCCTCCCGTGCCTGTATTTTCCGGTTCGATGAGGACGCGCATACCATGTCCGCCAGGTGGAATATGTTGAGAACAGGGGGGATACGATCTTCGGAGGCGCCGGCGGACAGCCCTGTTCCGCGTTTCCGGACTGGCCGGACCGCTTCAGGACGGAACAGACGATTGTCATCGATGACGCTTCCCGGGCGGAGGCGGAGGAGTGCGGCTGGCTGCGGGACCGGAAAATCGGCCTGGCGGACATGGGTTCGATTTGCGCGGCCCGCCTGA